AGTTGTTGTCACCCCAGGATGAGAAAACTTTGTGTTACTGGCCACTGGCTGCAACCCCTAAGCATGCAGCTAAGTGTGACGATGCGTGAattcaaatgcacaaaaacactaaaatgtgaGCTAAATTCTAGCCCGTTGTACAGACCAAGCTATTATTGATATTGAACTCGCatcttttggatctagtttgggTGGTACATGTAAATTAATGCCACTTAACTTCCCTCGGACTTCcctgcattaaaatgtttctcttcttctagctgaaaaatgcctctagatgacatccGTTGGAGGAACCTTAAATTCACACAGTTCAACTTGTTGCTCGTATGTATGGAGTCATAGTCTACCgtcttttccagagctccaccagatggcatcatctgaacaactaatgatgaaaaagtccTCTGGGGGATGTCatatggaggagtttttcagctagaaacaaagaaatgtttgaatataGCAAAGtaagagggaagtttaaaagcctgGATGCACATTTATACTCCAAGTATAATCAAGTATAATAAGtctatagaaagcaagttgtTAAATTGATGAAGTTTTCCTTTAAGAGGTCAACAAACTCACCATATGTGATCTAGCCTCCAAATCTTTGAAGTCCTCCTCTTGTACTCCTGCCATCATCCGGTAATATTCCAGGTTCTGTCTCATCTCCATGTGATCCGGGTTTGCCAGGAAGAACGTGTTGGCCGCTGCCACTGCCTTGTCCAGCTTATTGATCTGAGAAAACCAACAAGTGTTCAACCCATTTCGAGCAGTCAGTCTGATAATCACATGATCCCCCAACCTACACAGTACTGATTTATTAGACTTGTTATAGCTAACATATTAGTTAACAGCTacttatttaataatattttacatgtattgtAGAGGGTGAAACAATGTGCTTGGTTTCAGTGAGATAACATTAAAGAGCCACACTGAGCTGTAACAGTGACCTGCAGATATTGTGACAACCATCACAGTCTGGTAAACTTGTTGCTGATGCAGTTTCGCTTTATCAACATGATTTATTGTGTTACACTGTCAAAGTTaagacaaaccaaaaaaaaaaaaaaaaagcttaaaataagAGCttcttgttgtcattttgtgctTTTGGTATTGCGTTTCGTTTGTTGCCATCATGATGGGAACTGTTAGAAAATGCACAGTGGTCGTTGTTGTGGAAGATTAAAATTCTGCAGCTATTTTCATCATGCAGCTGCTTTCAATTTCCTTCTGAAAGTTGTACTTTCCAATACACATAACGACCCAACAAAAATGCATGAAAGCTGTGCATTGGACAAAAGACTGTTGGAATGTTAAACTTTATATACTAAGAATAATAATTTGCGTCTTGATCCCTCTGGAAAACAAgctcctgttttattttacagctatATCAGTCAACAGAACGTTACTTTGTCTCAGACCTTCGTGAGTTAATCAGcagcatttgaaagcagcaaacCTATAGTTACGTCCGAACGAAAAGCTGACTCCACCTTAAGACGTGGCACCGAGGTCTTGGTTTTTGGGGGGTTGGggcatttgtaaaaaaaagtacagcatCTCAAACAGCTCTGGGTTCAGTTTTGAATGaaaccaaaattaaaaagttttaaagagTTTTTCCTCTGGGCCTCCACACTACACTAGAAAACGCTTCTCCCGCTTCCCTGATGGAGCTGACAGCTCAGCGACGTACCTTAAAATAGGCGACTTGTAGATAATTATAAGGGGTCCTCTTCTTGAACTCCAGCTCCACTTCTTCAGTAACTTTATGAAGCGTCGGCCAGCCGAGTTTCTCAGTCTCGCAAGAGCTCACACAGTCAGCCCGTTTTAGGATTTTCTGGAAGAAGCCCAGGTCGTCCACAGACCCGGCCCCCGGCAAAGGAACTCTTAAGCCGAGCAGGGGTTCGCCGAAAGCGGTCTGGTTGGCGCAGCTCTGCCGGCACTGAGCCTTCACATTGCGGACTGTAGCTTTGTTCCTGAGCGCCTTCTCCATGTTCAGGATGACCGTCAACCAGTCCCCCTTGTAGTAGGCTTCCACTCCCGTGTCGAAGAGGAAATCATAAGGCTCCAAAACCACTTGGCTGTCCGACGTGGACAATGGCACAATAAGACACAAAACTATAAGCGCATAAAGGAACTCCATGATGCTAAAATGTCCTAGGTCCACAGCGGGACGGAAGCATGGACCTGAGACTACAGGAGCCGGTACAGGAGAGGAGGGATGGAACGCACCGCCGTCTTCCACACGACGCTGAAGTTGGGATCCGTTACGGGAGTTTAAGGGCAAGCTAAGGGGAATCTGAGTTACGTCACAGAGCGACCTTTTCCCTTTAACTTTTCCTTTAACAGTCGAATCGGAAACTACGAATCGGATACCAACTTCAGCGTCGTAGCCCACGAAGACACCTTATATCctccacagacacaaaaaaggaTTTAGAAATCTCTTCATAGGACAACACAGATGGGTCCTACTGAGGGTCTACAGTTAGAGTAGAAAAGACTggcttttgtgcattttaaggtataatgttttaatatatttgatgGACTTGGTgtcctgaaaaaaataaaataacctttATTTTGCTCACTTGTTCCTGGGCCAAGTTGTTTGTTCCAACAGATTCTTCTGTAGAATAAAGTAGCAGTGAAAAATTATGGAAGTTCATTGAGGccaaaactgcagcaaaacaaaacaaaacaaaaaaacaaattgaaaaagaCTGATTGGTTGATAAAATAATGTTGGGCCACATTAGTTGTGTCACCAGTTTTAAACAAGCTCTGTGGTTATGTCTTCAACGTGGCAGGTGCTGTACCTTCCATATCAATGCTCAGAAGTGGAGCGGTGCACTGTTAGAACATGCCTCCTGTAAGAAACTTGAGTCCACTTATATGATTTTCAGGTCTGTTCAGGTCATGGTATGCAGGTCTGTTAGTCAAACAGCTGGtctatattttagtttttcaatcTACAAATGACCAAACTTGTAACTATGTCATAAGATTGCGCACAAAAGTTAAAGAGCTTTTCCACTGTTTTAAGAAGTTTTCCTCTCAAAACTGTGTGACTGTTGCAATTGCCTATTGTTAGCGGCCCTCTTCATTCCTTTGCATGTCACCATAATTGAACCCTTGGGTGCACACTAGGACTATTGTCCTCcatggtttttgtttgtttgtattttttatgcttgatttatttaatttcagatACATAACCTTCTCATCCCCCCTTGCTGAAATaagtccttccctgaaagagacgctgtctggatgggagcatatgttgctctaaaacctctttgtacttttcagcattgatggagtctttccagatgtggaagctgcccacaccataggcataGGTCATGTTACTGACCAATTAACTTTTGTTGTCCTGTTCCAACTTTGTGTTGAGTGTTGCtgccataaaattcaaaatgagctcatatttttcatgaaatggtaaaatgtctcagtttcaacatctgatatgttgtttatgttctattgtgaataaaatatgggttgattagattttattgattgattaaatGGATTAAGTTTCTGAATCCATTTACATACTAGCTGATTtcctaaaaagaaaagtttaatgTTTGgtgcatttacattaaataagcatttgcatttaaaagatTAAAGCATGTTCCTACTGTCATAATCATGAAGAAATACTCTTTTTAAGGTCTACATATAAACTgtaacactgtttttttttttaataaatacatacaaattcAGTATTTAACTGTCGATTAAGACTTTTTCAGAAATCTAAAGTTAAAAATCCAGAGCTGACAGTGAGAGATATTACAGGAAATGTGGATCATGAAGGTTTGGATAAACTTGAACTTTTCCAAGTTTAATTTGATGGATTTAATGTGTTAGTCTTCTAGTGCCAATAATCAAACAATTCAAATTTCAGCGAACCACAGCAAATAAACAGGAGCCAGGTTAAAGTCAGACAGGGTGCGTTCAACAACCCAGTTTTGAACAAAGTGTCAAACACTGAGCAAACACTATTTTGGTCCTATTCTTTCAATGTTAACTCAACTACACTTGTTCACATCCTCAAACATAATGGGTTTCTCAAACACCACATTAAAAGTGAGATATTATCCACCTGTCACATGCCCAATCATGAAATATCAGCATCTGTAAATATTTCACTCAGAACTAACAGTATATGGTTGGATTTGGCCTTAAATGGGTTCTGCTATGTTTGACCATAGGGACGATGACAAAGGTCAAAAGATGTTTAACTAGGTGGAAAACGAGACACTTTTGACACCTTAACAGTTGGTATGTGACGATGTCCACAGTTTCAGTATTGGTTTATTCTTTCAATAATTAAGCACTTGGCctcaaatgtgaaatatttcagttGTCATAAGTTCAGGTTCTGTCAGTGCTCAGGTGCAGAATGATGTCGTAAGTAAGGAAGCTGCTTCTATATCAGCAGCTCAACACACTGTCACCATGACTACAAACCACAAACTAaccattaaaatattaaaggttatttatttgacaaaagacaaaaaagtgatcatttattagtatttattttgcaaGAAATTATATTATCTGACATTTAGACTAAGATTGTAAAAGCCTGATTATATTGGATTTTATTGAGCCCGGTGTAGCAGGTcaattggaaaacaaacaaacaaaaagttatttttgcaactaatttaaaatatatttaaatccatactttataaattataattataaaagaTATAATATTATGTTATAAAAGATGTTTCAATTGTATTTCTTACAAATATGAGTTAAAATTCAAAAAGAGTAATCTTATTTATATTACCAATAGACAAAGTTGGTAACATTTATCTAAAAGGAAGTTGTGTGTGAAAGGCTTCTTTATGAATCTGTAGCTTTTTTGTTGAAGTGAATAAAAGCTGAGAATGTCTGGGATAATtcataactaataataataatctggtAAATGTGCACAGCAAGTGTTGGAGACGCTCAGCTGCTGAGATTCTGCTGAGATTCAGCTGAGATTCAGCTGCTGCTAATGTTTTGGTAAAACCCACATTATTCAGTGAAAGGTCAAACATTGTCGGCGAGCCTCATTAATCTAACCTGTTAGATAAAGACTGTCATCACCACAGTAAAGTTACAGTTTCTTTTACGAATATTTCAGTTATATCAAATGGAATGAGGCAAAGATCAACAGAGGTGAAAAGCAAGTCAAACGATTATAACAATGTACCAGGATGCTGAACTGGAGCGGGGAATGAAAAAATGAGCGCATTTTCCAGATATatcaattaaaattttttaacaATAGTCTATAAACAAATGTGCCAGCCACACATTTGGTGCAGCAGCTTCCTCACACTCGCTCCTCTGCAATGGTAGTGTGTTTTACAAGCTTCCTGTGGCTCAAtacattatataattattacaCTTCATCATGGCTCAGGGTACAACCAAAATAATGACGAAAAACATCTTATTACAGTTTGGGATTCAACTACATAGAAATAccatatacacatttttaaaattgaaaatgcaccaaatataattaaataaatccaaGCTCTGTCTGGTGATAAAATCAGTACTGATCTACACTTTACATAGCTAAGGAAAAGCATGTTGCCCATGATTGGAAACTTAGTAATAAGAACATCCTTTAATGTTTTGAATGTAAATGCTTCTTTCATGTAAAATCATTGAActtcaaactttattttttagcaaATCAGCTACAGTATGAACTACAAATGGATTCAGAAAGTCAAGTACAGAATATCATGCACAAATATCACAGTAATCCAACATGCGCTGTCGACCACATTTTACAACCCTGTTAACTGACTTTTTTCTCATAGATCTAAAATCAGATATGACTTTAGTCACAGTTCCTATTAAAACACCAGCTAGTTGAGCAGGCTTTAGCCCGGAAGCTCCTGGCATCTGTGCCCCAACAATGACCCTTCTTTCAAGTCACTTAGATCTTTTCCTCGTCACCTTGATCCAAAATCAAAACTCAAACCAAACTTGCTTCATACGATTTTGATAAGCCAGTATGTCCACAAACAGACAATGTTGCTATGATGTaacagaataatttaaaatgcactttaaaagTACGGTCATGGACACAGGAGGCTATCGTTAAGGTGGTATTGTACGCGCACGCCACGCAACGCATCAGGAGTGAAATATCTTAAATTGGCGCATAACAGAAAAACCAAGATGCCTGTGGCTTGACCTAAATCCTTATACCTTATACATTGTCTGACAAACTCTTTTTGTGCAAAATGAAGCAGCACAACTGTCTTTTGACGCGACAGTATCCCGAGATCTAATCGCTTTAGAAAGTTTTGTTCCGGATTCGTCTTCTCTTGCATGGTCGTTCTGTGGAGTGCCTGAGAACAAACCCGTTATcgcaacaaaataaatataaataatagcACAGAAACATcaacataaatgaaattaaaacatgtataaaaaaGAAACGAAAACGTCATTTATAATATGCGACATTTAGGATTTTATCGTAACACCTTTTATACAGGCATAATTTACCACTACCATTTTAGATGATACCGGGCGGAGATTTAGGCCCCCGTGAAGCTCTGGTAATTATTAGCTCGTTACTAAAAAGGCAGCCGGTAGACAGAGGCGATCACATTTGATACTCGAGAGAGCTGCTAAAGCAACAAccgaaaagaaaacagaaagactaTGGACAGGACAGTTAGCCTTCCCACTCACCCCGACAAAACCACTACAGGTAACATTTTGGACTGTATTTGAACAGCTCTGAAAGTGTCGATAAAGTGCTAGTTTTAAAGTTAACTTATCAGACGGAGCACTTCTCACTGcgaatatttatattttatcttaCATTGGCGACATTAGGACCAGTTCATAATAAATAAGAGTCACGTTCCTGGCCTTGGTTTAGTGGCAGTGAAACAGTAGCTGCATTAGCGCTCGCAGTAAAACTCAGCCCGGTTACATGTTATGATATAACAAAGGTGTAACTATCAATGTTTTAACAGTGACACTGGTTGAGAGCAGCAGCGCCCCCAGTGGACTGGAACTGGTCAGCTCCTACCAGACCAACAGAGTCGGAGACCCCATGGACCTGGTGGCCCTAGCAGAGCAAGTACAGAAGGTGTGTGGACGAAGGTTCTGCATTCTATATTAAATTCTAACCATCAAGTTGTTTACATTATTACCTTTTGATGAAGATTAATGTAAAAGTCCTGGAAATATTCTTTTCTTGTGTTTGTAGGGAGATGATTTCATTAAAGCAAATGCTTGCAACAAACTGACAGTAATCGCGGACCAGATCAGATATCTACAGGAACAGGCGAGAAAAGTAAGAGCATTtggtaaaaacacaatgcacgTGCACTGGATGGGCTGTCACAGTTTGCTGCATGAATCATATTGTAGCTACAGACTGTCAGAGAGCTTGACTCAATCATAGCTGATGGCTAACAAGGAGGTAACTCAAACATGAAAGCACCAAGACTGAATTTCGTATTCTAAAGGGGCTGCTTTGAGTCCTGATCCACTACAGTTGATCATATCTGATCATAAGAGCTTAAACAGAGTTTCTCACATAGTTGTGTGTGCAGTAAACAGAATCTTGAGGGTCTTGATATTTTTGTCCGTGCTGTTTTCAtgtgttgtattatttaaagcaGTATGCCACAGTAAAGTTGTTGTCTCTGTTGCTAGGTTTTGGAAGATGCTAAAAGAGATGCTGATCTCCACCATGCTGCTTGTAACATTGTGAAAAAACCAGGCAACATGTATTACCTGTACCAGCGGCCATCTGGTCAGAAATACTTCTCCATTATCTCTCCTAAGGTCAGCATTACACTGATACTAAAATGTTCCCGCACCATTAATATAAAGCCAGACTGTAAAGAATGTaagtaacaaaacagaaactctGTAGCTGTTATGTAATATCCCCTCAGGGAGAGTGCCACCGAACATAACGCACATGAATAACTAACCTGAACAAATGTGTGTAACGTTCAAAGTTTTTGTGATCCAGCAGGGAGATAATAGTGAGCAGTTAGAATTATTTTTCGCCATTGAAAGATGCATTTTGCATAGTTCCTCTCCGGAGCCAAAGCCTTAATGTGCTAAATATAAACAAACCAGGTAGAACACGCACAGTACGTACTACAAGTGTACACATAAGAAGCCACAAACATACTCTGGTGTACTCATACTGTCATGTCTTCAGTTGGATTACAGAGTTATTACCGTAGCTGTACTGAATGCTACAAATCACATCATGACATGACTTCTTTATTCTGAAGGAATGGGGCCCGAGCT
This genomic interval from Channa argus isolate prfri chromosome 5, Channa argus male v1.0, whole genome shotgun sequence contains the following:
- the c5h1orf50 gene encoding uncharacterized protein C1orf50 homolog, which encodes MDRTVSLPTHPDKTTTVTLVESSSAPSGLELVSSYQTNRVGDPMDLVALAEQVQKGDDFIKANACNKLTVIADQIRYLQEQARKVLEDAKRDADLHHAACNIVKKPGNMYYLYQRPSGQKYFSIISPKEWGPSCPHPFVGAFKLQHDMSWTPVDEVEKRDAEIAIMGKLISQQTALPSCREPNFKGLTD